The region TGTGGTAAAGCTCGCACTCGCAGCCGGCGACGACGATGATCGGCAGCCCCAGGCGCCGCGCCTCGGCCGCCGCCCACAAGCCGGACAGCGCCAGGTCATGGTCGGTCACGGCGATCGCATCCAGGCCCCGCTCCACCCCCAGGGCCAAAAGCCCGAGGATGTCCTCCCTGTCCCGCGCCGTCAGCGTTTCGGGGCGCAGGCCGTCGTAGTAATAACGATGGTTGAGGGGATGGGTGTGAAAATCGATAAGCATGACATATCCCTCCCCTGTCTGGTTTTGCCCCGTCCCCGGTGAAATCCTGCCGCCAGGAGACTTTTAACCTTTTTAAAAATCTCTTCTGGCGGCGAGCGCAGCCTTTACGCTGTTGCGCAGCGCCGGGGAACTGCCGCAGCAATAATAAAAATGTTACACAAAAATAAACCCCGGCCTTCAAGCAGCCGAGGTCTATCCTTGTAATTAGCCGTCTGCGCACACGGTTACTGCCGCGGCTGCTCCACCTCGAAAATCTTGCCCGGATTCAAAACCAGATTGGGGTCCCAGGCCAGCTTCACCGCCTTCATCAGCCCCAGCTCCACCGGGTCGGTGTACTCCTCCATCAGATGGCGGCGCTTGTAGCCTATCCCGTGTTCACCCGACAGCTTTCCGCCGATCGAATACACATATTCGTAAATATCGCGGTGAATCTCACTCAGCTTCTCGCACCAGAACTCGTCGGGGATGTCGCCCTGCAGGATCGACAGGTGGATGTTGCCGTCGCCGGCGTGGCTCACCGTCCGGGCCACCGCGCTATGCCGCTTGCAGATGGCGTCCAGCTCGCGGATCGCCTGGGGCATCAGATCGACCGGCACCACGATATCCTCGTTGCTGTGGGTCAGCGTCTCGTGCCGCACCGCCTCGGCGAACGACTTGCGGGCCTTCCAGATCTTCTGCGAATCGGGCACCAGCACCGCGAACGCCCCGTTCGCCGTCCCCACCTCGTCGACCGCCGCCGCCATATCCTCCAGTGCCTCCTCGCTGTCGGCCTCCACCTGGAGGATGAGATAATTGCCGTTCTCGTCGTGGGGCAGCTTCTCCCGCGTAAACGCCTCGACGCTCCTGATCGCGTCATTATCCATGAACTCCACGCACGTCGGGGTTACCCCCGCCTTGACCAGCTTGGGAATAACGCCGATGGCCAGCTCGATATCGGGGAAAACCAGCAGCAGGTCCAGCACGTGGCGGGGCAGCGGCAGCAGCTTGAGCGTCACCTTGGTGATGATGCCCAGCGTTCCTTCCGCCCCCATCACCAGCTGCTCCAGCGGATAGCCGGTGCTGCTCTTCTTCAGCCGGCCGCCGAGGGTCGTGATCTCCCCGGTGGGTGTCACCACCTCGATCGCGTACACCTGGTCGC is a window of Selenomonadales bacterium 4137-cl DNA encoding:
- a CDS encoding FAD-binding oxidoreductase — its product is MARYNPVTPAIIEELKTILGERGVVVDPEKLHAYSHDEVTEARYHRLPEVVVYPETAEQVAAVVRLANRELIPVVPRGAGTGLACGAVPVHGGIVVAVERMNRIIEVNAEAMYMEVEAGARTEDVQQAAGAAGLFYAGDPCSGDSCFIGGNVATNAGGNKAVKYGTTRDQVYAIEVVTPTGEITTLGGRLKKSSTGYPLEQLVMGAEGTLGIITKVTLKLLPLPRHVLDLLLVFPDIELAIGVIPKLVKAGVTPTCVEFMDNDAIRSVEAFTREKLPHDENGNYLILQVEADSEEALEDMAAAVDEVGTANGAFAVLVPDSQKIWKARKSFAEAVRHETLTHSNEDIVVPVDLMPQAIRELDAICKRHSAVARTVSHAGDGNIHLSILQGDIPDEFWCEKLSEIHRDIYEYVYSIGGKLSGEHGIGYKRRHLMEEYTDPVELGLMKAVKLAWDPNLVLNPGKIFEVEQPRQ